A part of Rattus rattus isolate New Zealand chromosome 6, Rrattus_CSIRO_v1, whole genome shotgun sequence genomic DNA contains:
- the LOC116903223 gene encoding LOW QUALITY PROTEIN: sentrin-specific protease 2-like (The sequence of the model RefSeq protein was modified relative to this genomic sequence to represent the inferred CDS: inserted 1 base in 1 codon), which produces MWQPKQPGVGMKPEPSGQSRKRKHLDQSGVETESEALGPSPSRNCQDGTQMVFQKPGKARKKICQEHQDQKLKKEQPGKGQGQKTQEEGSGNIKPLEGLPVEKSAEGGKCRKRPYSVLQEKPQSPQNEKYARSLEQLQGGHPVRSDPHRPHPTFSDTSNSKGGMPGHPPGSETAQGDGQSSTEVLSTKREKRYAEEKCVRENSLEHGLPGTENANILDSGGGRLLPDKVAVVAGEKKALPEQENNHEKEFTKEMEKEVEKALGSGAQEEILSTGFKLKITRGDMQTLKNGQWLNDEVINFYMNLLVQRNENQGYPALHAFSTFFYPKLKHGGYNSVKRWTRGINLFEKELILVPIHQRVHWSLVVIDLRKRSIVYLDSMGQTGKXVCETIFHYLQNESKTRRDIELDPVEWKQYSLTSQEIPQQLNGSDCGMFTCKYADYISRDQPVTFSQQHMPLFRKRMVWEILHSHLL; this is translated from the exons ATGTGGCAACCTAAACAGCCCGGGGTGGGCATGAAACCCGAACCTTCAGGACAAAGTCGAAAGCggaaacaccttgaccaaagtGGGGTAGAGACCGAGTCTGAAGCTCTGGGACCAAGTCCATCAAGGAACTGCCAAGATGGAACACAAATGGTGTTTCAGAAGCCTGGAAAAGCTCGTAAGAAGATCTGTCAGGAGCATCAAGaccaaaaacttaaaaaagaacaGCCTGGCAAGGGTCAGGGACAGAAAACCCAGGAAGAGGGTTCAGGAAATATCAAACCCCTAGAGGGTCTGCCAGTTGAGAAGTCGGCTGAGGGTGGCAAGTGTCGCAAGCGACCCTATTCTGTCCTACAggaaaaacctcaaagcccccaAAACGAAAAGTATGCTAGGTCACTTGAACAGCTTCAAGGTGGCCATCCTGTGAGGTCTGACCCACACAGGCCTCACCCAACCTTTTCTGACACCTCCAACAGCAAAGGTGGAATGCCAGGGCATCCTCCTGGATCAGAAACAGCTCAGGGAGATGGACAGTCATCGACAGAGGTTCTCTCtaccaagagagagaagaggtatGCAGAGGAGAAATGTGTAAGGGAGAACAGCTTGGAGCATGGCTTGCCGGGCACAGAGAATGCAAACATCCTGGACAGTGGCGGCGGTAGGTTACTCCCCGACAAGGTGGCAGTAGTTGCAGGAGAGAAAAAGGCTCTCCCAGAGCAAGAAAACAACCATGAAAAagaatttacaaaagaaatggaaaaggaagttgAGAAAGCATTGGGTTCAGGAGCCCAGGAAGAAATCCTCAGTACGGGATTCAAGCTCAAAATCACCCGAGGAGATATGCAGACCCTCAAGAACGGTCAGTGGCTCAATGATGAGGTCATCAATTTCTACATGAATCTTCTggttcagagaaatgaaaaccaaggCTACCCTGCTCTTCATGCCTTTAGCACTTTCTTTTACCCCAAGCTAAAGCATGGCGGGTACAATTCTGTGAAAAGATGGACCCGAGGAATCAATCTCTTTGAAAAAGAACTTATCTTGGTGCCTATTCACCAGAGGGTCCATTGGAGCCTGGTGGTAATCGATTTAAGAAAGCGAAGCATTGTCTATCTCGATTCAATGGGTCAGACAGGGA ATGTCTGTGAGACCATCTTCCACTATTTACAAAATGAGAGCAAGACCCGAAGGGACATCGAGCTGGACCCTGTGGAGTGGAAGCAGTACAGCTTAACTTCCCAGGAGATCCCTCAACAACTGAATGGGAGCGACTGTGGGATGTTCACCTGCAAATATGCAGATTACATCTCTAGAGACCAACCTGTGACCTTTTCTCAGCAACACATGCCCCTCTTCAGGAAGAGGATGGTGTGGGAAATCCTGCACAGTCACTTACTGTAA